The proteins below come from a single Candidatus Bathyarchaeota archaeon genomic window:
- a CDS encoding aconitase X catalytic domain-containing protein — protein MELTRQEEAMLKGEQGYAVRKSMEILVALGDIFGAKSLIDVGSVQVAGVSYHNLGDAGLEFLDSLAKDGRVKVLTTLNPAGMDLDNWQQLGISPDFAEKQKLVIQAFEKMGILVSCTCTPYLIGNLPLFGEHLAWSESSAVTFANSVIGARTNREGGPSALAAAFVGKTPCYGLHLDENRVPDVRVQVDAEIGKLSDWGALGYAIGKKAENKIPYITGIKTASLDELKSFGASLVTYGAKPLFYIDGVTPAAELQPKPQESVTIEAADIKAAYDHINDEVEDIDFVCVGCPHCSIKEIEEIADLIKGKKVAAGTELWVATSRTAKQLSDKRGYTAIIEQAGDKFACDTCMAVAPLKGRFKALATTSAKGCFYSRHNLMKTKMGSMRECVNAAVTGKWNN, from the coding sequence ATGGAGTTAACAAGGCAAGAAGAAGCAATGCTCAAAGGCGAACAGGGATATGCCGTGCGGAAAAGCATGGAAATTCTGGTTGCGTTGGGAGATATTTTTGGTGCAAAAAGCCTAATTGACGTTGGCAGCGTCCAAGTCGCAGGCGTCAGCTACCACAATCTGGGTGATGCTGGACTGGAATTTTTGGATTCGCTGGCAAAAGATGGCAGAGTCAAAGTCCTAACAACGCTCAACCCTGCAGGTATGGACTTAGACAATTGGCAGCAACTCGGAATCAGCCCTGATTTCGCAGAAAAACAAAAACTCGTAATCCAAGCCTTTGAAAAAATGGGTATCCTCGTAAGCTGCACATGTACACCCTATCTCATCGGAAACCTGCCCCTGTTTGGTGAGCACCTTGCATGGTCAGAAAGCAGCGCCGTAACCTTTGCGAACTCGGTGATTGGCGCAAGAACCAACCGAGAAGGCGGACCCTCAGCACTCGCGGCAGCCTTTGTGGGTAAAACCCCATGCTACGGCTTGCATTTGGACGAGAACCGTGTGCCAGATGTGCGTGTTCAAGTTGACGCTGAAATAGGTAAACTCTCCGATTGGGGCGCGCTTGGGTACGCGATTGGTAAGAAGGCGGAAAACAAAATCCCCTACATCACAGGTATCAAAACTGCATCGTTGGATGAGTTGAAATCATTTGGCGCAAGTTTAGTCACGTATGGAGCTAAGCCCCTGTTTTACATTGATGGTGTTACGCCAGCCGCAGAATTGCAGCCCAAACCCCAAGAATCTGTCACGATTGAGGCAGCCGATATCAAAGCAGCCTACGACCACATAAACGATGAAGTAGAAGACATTGACTTTGTCTGCGTCGGATGCCCCCACTGTTCAATCAAAGAAATCGAAGAAATCGCTGACTTAATCAAAGGCAAAAAAGTTGCAGCGGGCACGGAACTTTGGGTTGCAACGTCTCGAACCGCCAAACAGCTTTCGGACAAACGCGGCTACACAGCAATCATCGAGCAAGCGGGCGACAAATTCGCCTGTGACACCTGCATGGCAGTTGCGCCATTGAAGGGTAGGTTTAAGGCGTTGGCAACTACGTCGGCGAAGGGTTGTTTCTATTCAAGACATAATCTTATGAAAACAAAAATGGGCAGCATGCGCGAATGCGTAAATGCAGCGGTGACTGGAAAATGGAACAATTAA
- a CDS encoding UbiD family decarboxylase produces the protein MGLRTFIEELQSKGELTKITKPVSTEYEMAGIINALGERPVYFENVKESSIPVVAGLVSSKQLISRALGTGNNLLPKLLNAIENPKAPTVVEQGACQEVVETNVDLTALPIMRYTEKDGGKYIASAVSIIKDPEFKTQNICFHRLMLKDKNHFVARIVERRGTDSALAKAGGELDIAICIGNSTATLLSAATTMPMGVDELGMANALEQTDVVKCKTLDLNVPADCEFVLEGKITKEMASEGPFLDLTGIEDRVRQQHVIEIKKVTRRKNPIYQTILAGKNEHKFLMGMPKEPTIYKEVSKVCNCKDVYITPGGCSWLHAVVQIKKQDPDDGKKAIAATFKGHGSLKHCVIVDEDINIYDPHDVEWAIATRFQADKNAVILSNQPGSSLDPSGDLSEGKKATTAKAGLDATAPLVSTGKGFKKLDYIKVDLNKYL, from the coding sequence ATGGGCTTACGAACCTTCATCGAAGAATTACAAAGTAAGGGCGAATTAACCAAAATCACAAAGCCCGTCTCAACCGAGTACGAGATGGCGGGCATAATCAACGCACTGGGCGAGCGCCCCGTGTATTTTGAAAACGTCAAAGAATCCAGCATCCCAGTCGTTGCCGGATTGGTCTCCAGTAAACAACTGATTTCCCGCGCATTAGGCACAGGTAACAATTTGCTGCCTAAACTTCTAAACGCAATCGAAAACCCCAAAGCCCCCACCGTGGTGGAGCAGGGTGCATGCCAAGAAGTCGTAGAAACCAACGTTGACCTAACCGCATTGCCCATTATGCGTTATACTGAGAAAGACGGCGGCAAATACATCGCCTCAGCAGTTTCAATAATTAAAGACCCAGAGTTTAAAACCCAAAACATCTGCTTCCATCGCCTCATGCTAAAAGACAAAAACCACTTCGTAGCCCGAATCGTGGAACGCCGAGGCACCGACTCTGCACTGGCAAAGGCTGGTGGTGAACTTGACATCGCCATTTGCATAGGCAACTCAACAGCAACACTGCTCTCAGCAGCGACAACGATGCCTATGGGCGTGGATGAGTTGGGTATGGCTAACGCGTTGGAGCAGACGGATGTGGTTAAATGCAAAACCCTTGACCTTAACGTTCCTGCAGACTGCGAGTTTGTGCTTGAAGGCAAAATAACTAAAGAGATGGCTTCTGAGGGTCCCTTCTTGGATTTGACAGGTATTGAAGACCGTGTCAGACAGCAGCACGTAATAGAAATCAAAAAAGTAACCCGCCGAAAAAACCCAATATACCAAACAATCCTTGCAGGCAAAAACGAGCACAAATTCCTAATGGGCATGCCAAAAGAACCCACCATCTACAAAGAAGTCAGCAAAGTCTGCAACTGCAAAGACGTCTACATTACACCCGGCGGATGCAGCTGGCTACACGCGGTTGTGCAAATCAAAAAACAAGACCCAGATGATGGTAAAAAGGCGATTGCAGCCACCTTCAAAGGACACGGTTCCCTCAAACACTGCGTCATCGTGGATGAAGACATTAACATTTATGACCCACACGACGTAGAATGGGCAATAGCCACAAGATTCCAAGCAGACAAAAACGCGGTAATCCTCTCCAACCAGCCCGGCAGCAGTCTTGACCCCTCAGGTGACCTATCAGAGGGCAAAAAAGCCACCACTGCCAAGGCAGGCTTAGACGCAACAGCGCCATTGGTCTCAACGGGCAAGGGCTTTAAGAAACTGGATTACATTAAAGTTGACTTAAACAAGTACCTGTGA
- the mvk gene encoding mevalonate kinase — protein sequence MGKGSGYGKVILFGEHFVVHDVPGIVSAIDSSTDAEVTKAQKGLNVRDERKTAKGYSEEKRLQQIESIERMLKAMELDPKTALDIWIGGSLPGFSGLGASAASSVAIARAISEELNLNIPNDKINAIAYEAEKAYAGNPSGIDNTAATYGGLMWFKKNPAGGQDLVERLHIHRPVEIVIGSTGKVANTKAMVEGVAERKKKDPAKYDPLFKQAENLAVAGRKALEAGDLKKVGDLMNENHRILQEIGVSSKELDLLVDMARKQGAFGAKLTGGGGGGCMVALTPGKDLQGKVASAFKTAGYEFLATKIGVVTY from the coding sequence ATGGGTAAAGGTTCAGGTTATGGAAAAGTCATACTATTTGGCGAGCACTTCGTAGTTCACGACGTGCCCGGCATCGTATCCGCTATTGATTCATCAACAGATGCAGAAGTAACAAAAGCCCAAAAGGGCCTTAACGTGCGTGATGAACGCAAAACCGCCAAAGGCTACAGCGAAGAAAAACGCCTACAGCAAATCGAATCCATCGAACGCATGCTAAAAGCAATGGAGCTTGACCCCAAAACAGCCTTGGACATCTGGATAGGCGGTTCACTGCCTGGTTTTAGCGGTTTGGGCGCTTCAGCAGCCAGCAGCGTCGCAATCGCACGAGCCATCAGCGAAGAACTCAACCTCAACATACCAAACGACAAAATCAACGCCATCGCATACGAAGCCGAAAAAGCATACGCAGGCAACCCCAGCGGCATAGACAACACCGCAGCGACATATGGCGGCTTGATGTGGTTTAAGAAAAACCCCGCGGGTGGACAAGACCTTGTTGAGCGGCTTCATATTCATCGGCCAGTGGAAATCGTGATTGGCAGCACAGGCAAAGTCGCCAACACCAAAGCAATGGTTGAAGGCGTCGCCGAACGCAAAAAGAAAGACCCCGCAAAATATGACCCGCTCTTTAAACAAGCTGAAAACCTCGCCGTAGCAGGACGCAAAGCGCTCGAAGCAGGAGACCTCAAAAAAGTCGGCGACTTAATGAACGAAAACCACCGCATACTCCAAGAAATTGGTGTATCCAGCAAAGAACTCGACCTACTGGTGGACATGGCACGCAAACAAGGCGCTTTTGGGGCAAAACTTACAGGCGGCGGAGGCGGAGGCTGCATGGTTGCGCTCACACCGGGCAAGGACTTGCAGGGCAAAGTTGCGTCTGCGTTTAAGACTGCGGGTTATGAGTTTTTAGCCACCAAAATCGGTGTAGTAACCTATTAG
- a CDS encoding transcriptional regulator yields the protein MSVDFDSFRDVLKHPIRRKIVLALNERKNLTYTDLMSYAESESTGKINYHLKALGDLITKNSNGQYALTEKGVLAAQFLLTFPEKKKEPSSLRMVDATLIGLFGVVLTVANPLFWWASFVSLQNLTVAPSVLPVFGYSNFLYGLFVPSLAMWILTIRRARSHDMYDLFKPALVVFVLLSAFLALMFLANINITGELYTESVPISKYGYSHSMIPLNLAGQLISGIIYAFLGIALIEGIARIRKKLALKQ from the coding sequence ATGAGCGTGGATTTTGATTCCTTCCGAGATGTGCTAAAACATCCGATTAGACGCAAGATAGTATTGGCGTTAAACGAACGCAAAAACCTCACCTACACTGACCTGATGAGTTATGCTGAGTCAGAAAGCACAGGAAAAATCAACTACCACCTCAAAGCTCTTGGCGACCTCATCACCAAAAACTCAAACGGGCAGTACGCTCTCACAGAAAAAGGAGTGCTGGCAGCGCAGTTTTTGTTAACTTTTCCTGAAAAGAAAAAAGAACCCAGCAGCCTACGGATGGTGGATGCCACACTTATCGGGTTATTTGGTGTTGTTCTCACTGTAGCGAATCCACTGTTTTGGTGGGCAAGTTTTGTTTCCCTTCAAAACCTCACTGTCGCACCCAGTGTATTGCCTGTTTTTGGCTATTCCAACTTTTTGTACGGCTTGTTTGTGCCAAGCTTAGCAATGTGGATACTAACGATTCGGCGTGCCCGTTCACATGACATGTATGATTTGTTTAAGCCTGCGTTGGTGGTGTTTGTGTTGCTTTCAGCTTTTTTAGCTTTAATGTTTCTTGCTAACATAAACATAACCGGTGAACTTTACACTGAATCCGTTCCAATCAGTAAGTATGGTTACAGCCACAGTATGATACCTCTTAATTTAGCAGGTCAACTCATAAGCGGCATCATTTATGCGTTTTTGGGAATAGCATTAATTGAGGGCATCGCAAGGATAAGAAAGAAACTGGCGCTAAAACAATAA
- the gltA gene encoding NADPH-dependent glutamate synthase translates to MAKQDPKVRAKNFSEVALGYTEEEAQEEASRCLQCPNPLCRTGCPVEVPIPQFIKAIKEKNYAEGIRIIKTKNALPAVCGRVCPQEEQCQKKCVIGRMGEPVSIGRLERFLADWERDNGFQLPPKAPSTGKKVAIVGAGPAGLTVAADLVKLGHEITMFEALHVGGGVLMYGIPEFRLPKKIVQNEVNYVQKLGVDLRLGNLIGRIHTIPELMKEGGYDAVFIGSGAGLPSFTGCSGENLGGIYSANEFLIRVNLMKAFAFPEYDTPIRIGKHVVVIGGGNVAMDCARCSMRLGSDVCLLYRRSRAELPARNEEIENAEEEGLVCKFLAAPLEFYGDEKGWVKAMKCIAMELTEPDERGRRGVRKVPGSEFVMDVDTVIIAIGQTPNPIIQRTTEGLQSDQRHGTICVDEDGKTSLEGVYAGGDVATGAATVISAMGAGNRAAKAMHEYLMNKK, encoded by the coding sequence ATGGCAAAGCAAGACCCCAAAGTGCGTGCTAAAAACTTTAGCGAAGTCGCATTGGGCTACACTGAAGAAGAAGCACAAGAAGAAGCAAGCCGCTGCCTACAATGCCCCAACCCCCTCTGCAGAACAGGCTGCCCCGTAGAAGTTCCAATTCCACAATTCATCAAAGCCATCAAAGAAAAGAACTACGCCGAAGGCATCCGAATCATCAAAACCAAAAACGCCCTACCCGCCGTCTGCGGACGTGTTTGCCCACAGGAAGAACAATGCCAAAAGAAATGCGTCATCGGCAGAATGGGTGAACCCGTAAGCATCGGACGATTAGAACGCTTCCTTGCTGACTGGGAACGAGACAACGGCTTCCAACTTCCTCCAAAAGCACCATCTACAGGCAAAAAAGTTGCAATTGTCGGTGCAGGACCCGCAGGATTAACAGTCGCAGCAGACCTTGTCAAGCTTGGACACGAAATCACCATGTTTGAAGCCCTACATGTGGGCGGCGGAGTGCTCATGTACGGTATCCCCGAATTCAGATTACCCAAAAAAATAGTGCAAAACGAAGTAAACTATGTACAAAAACTCGGTGTTGACCTCCGATTAGGCAACCTCATCGGCAGAATCCACACCATACCCGAACTAATGAAAGAAGGCGGCTATGATGCAGTCTTCATCGGCAGCGGCGCAGGACTACCCTCATTCACTGGTTGCTCTGGTGAAAACCTCGGCGGCATCTACAGCGCAAACGAATTCCTAATCCGCGTTAACCTTATGAAAGCCTTTGCATTCCCCGAATACGATACTCCAATCCGCATTGGCAAACACGTAGTAGTCATCGGCGGCGGAAACGTAGCCATGGACTGCGCTCGATGTAGCATGCGACTGGGCTCTGATGTGTGTCTACTGTACAGGCGTTCACGAGCAGAACTGCCCGCACGTAACGAAGAAATCGAGAACGCAGAAGAAGAAGGCTTAGTCTGCAAATTCCTCGCAGCACCTTTAGAGTTTTATGGTGACGAGAAAGGCTGGGTAAAAGCCATGAAATGCATCGCCATGGAACTAACCGAGCCAGACGAGCGTGGCAGACGAGGCGTAAGAAAGGTTCCAGGTAGCGAATTCGTAATGGATGTTGACACCGTAATCATCGCGATTGGACAAACACCAAACCCCATTATCCAACGCACGACCGAGGGCTTACAAAGCGACCAACGCCATGGAACAATCTGCGTTGACGAAGACGGCAAAACCAGTCTTGAAGGCGTCTATGCAGGCGGAGACGTTGCCACAGGAGCAGCAACCGTAATTAGCGCCATGGGAGCAGGCAACCGCGCAGCCAAAGCCATGCACGAATACCTGATGAACAAAAAATAG
- a CDS encoding sulfide/dihydroorotate dehydrogenase-like FAD/NAD-binding protein yields MYTIVTKSEPVPKIKVFEVDAPDIAAKAQPGQFLIVINGQKGERIPLTISGYDRQKGTVSFAFHEVGKTTKDLGTLKQGESIDTVTGPLGNPSEIKKYGKVLCVGGSVMIAPLLLQSKAMKEAGNHVTTVLGARTKEFIMMEDLAKQYSDKVYIATDDGSAGYKGLDFLAELLKTEKFDYCVVMGPVILMKDVSEITKPYSIPTIVTTTPIMIDGMGMCGVCRVTVDGKMKFGCVDGPEFDGHKVDFDELILRQRTMLPEERLSSVLAELKARGGCKCGGH; encoded by the coding sequence ATGTACACGATAGTGACTAAATCTGAGCCTGTTCCAAAAATTAAGGTCTTTGAAGTTGACGCCCCAGACATTGCTGCCAAGGCACAGCCGGGACAATTCTTAATCGTAATCAACGGGCAAAAAGGCGAACGCATACCCCTCACCATCAGCGGGTATGACCGCCAAAAAGGCACGGTATCATTTGCTTTTCATGAAGTAGGCAAAACCACCAAAGACCTTGGCACCCTAAAGCAGGGTGAATCAATCGACACTGTAACTGGTCCACTTGGAAACCCCTCTGAAATCAAAAAATATGGCAAGGTTCTCTGTGTGGGTGGAAGCGTCATGATAGCACCGCTACTTTTGCAGTCTAAGGCTATGAAGGAAGCTGGTAACCACGTAACCACTGTGTTGGGTGCACGAACCAAAGAGTTCATCATGATGGAAGACTTAGCTAAACAATACAGTGACAAAGTCTACATCGCAACCGATGATGGCTCAGCAGGCTACAAGGGCTTAGATTTTCTTGCTGAACTGCTAAAAACAGAAAAGTTCGATTACTGCGTGGTTATGGGACCAGTAATTCTCATGAAGGACGTAAGTGAAATCACCAAGCCCTACAGCATCCCAACAATCGTGACAACCACCCCAATAATGATTGACGGCATGGGCATGTGCGGCGTCTGCCGTGTCACAGTGGATGGTAAAATGAAGTTTGGATGCGTGGATGGTCCAGAATTTGATGGTCACAAAGTTGATTTTGACGAGTTGATTCTTCGCCAACGAACAATGTTGCCTGAAGAGAGGCTGAGCAGTGTTTTGGCGGAGTTAAAAGCAAGAGGAGGATGCAAGTGTGGTGGACACTAA
- a CDS encoding hydrogenase iron-sulfur subunit yields MSEECLAVVEINQDLCSRCYVCKSICPYDAIKADETGKVEIQSKDCQVCGICYSACPSAAIKMQYYNYDNLSEYVKKAREHAPDVETLVLMCRGNSPSTGEVQDILHAQNINVDNFIALRLPCAGRVPTDFIFESLNSGIKHIISIQCEDQFCRYKEGTKINTRRLVLAKDVLKQLGFDDDAVKVIKFSRKAVYDVQECVGCDKCIFICPYGAIEFEPFATPKVNLDKCVGCGACQLVCPHHAIQVKGFEFENVLNRYGSAAEALKAKNGGPAVLAFVCQWSEFSALDNPNKVFEGKNVLTLEVPCFKSLDPVHIVNALQCGFDGVMGVVCPEKDCKLQEGRDTAERNVAALKVALKKLGLLDRFALYEESPRCQGDFQAKLDEFYQKISALPKQEVKLEDA; encoded by the coding sequence ATGAGTGAAGAATGTCTTGCTGTTGTAGAAATTAATCAGGATTTGTGCAGTAGATGTTATGTTTGCAAATCCATCTGTCCGTATGACGCCATAAAAGCTGACGAAACGGGCAAAGTGGAAATCCAAAGCAAAGACTGCCAAGTCTGTGGAATCTGCTACAGTGCCTGCCCATCTGCTGCAATAAAAATGCAGTATTACAATTATGACAATCTTTCAGAATATGTTAAAAAAGCCCGCGAACACGCTCCTGACGTGGAAACGCTGGTTTTGATGTGTCGAGGAAACTCGCCTTCAACAGGTGAAGTTCAAGATATACTCCACGCTCAAAACATAAACGTGGACAACTTTATCGCACTACGATTACCATGCGCGGGACGAGTACCAACAGACTTTATTTTCGAATCCTTAAACTCTGGCATAAAACATATCATCTCAATCCAGTGCGAGGACCAATTCTGCCGCTATAAAGAAGGCACAAAAATCAACACCCGCAGGCTTGTTCTTGCCAAAGATGTCCTAAAACAACTGGGCTTTGACGATGATGCTGTTAAAGTAATAAAGTTCTCACGCAAAGCAGTCTACGACGTACAAGAATGTGTCGGATGCGACAAATGCATCTTCATCTGCCCCTACGGCGCCATCGAGTTTGAACCGTTCGCAACACCCAAAGTAAATTTGGATAAATGTGTTGGTTGCGGTGCATGCCAACTGGTTTGTCCACACCACGCAATCCAAGTGAAGGGCTTTGAGTTCGAAAATGTGCTCAACCGCTACGGCAGTGCTGCTGAAGCGTTGAAGGCTAAAAATGGTGGTCCAGCGGTTTTGGCGTTTGTTTGTCAGTGGTCTGAGTTCTCAGCGTTGGATAATCCTAACAAAGTGTTTGAGGGCAAAAACGTGCTAACCCTTGAAGTTCCATGCTTCAAATCCCTTGACCCCGTACACATCGTAAACGCACTACAATGCGGCTTTGACGGCGTCATGGGCGTGGTTTGCCCCGAAAAAGACTGCAAACTGCAAGAAGGACGCGACACTGCCGAACGCAACGTTGCTGCACTCAAAGTTGCCCTCAAAAAGCTTGGATTGCTTGACCGTTTCGCTCTCTATGAGGAATCCCCAAGATGCCAAGGTGACTTCCAAGCAAAACTGGATGAGTTCTACCAAAAAATCTCTGCCTTACCTAAACAGGAAGTAAAATTGGAGGATGCATAA
- a CDS encoding FAD-dependent oxidoreductase, which translates to MENWDVIIVGVGSAGLSAGIYAVRSGLKTLILDEKFAGGTISDAPMVVNYPGFAEISGGELAEKMTTHARKLGVVIHDIEPVVSMDLKGETKTVTTPTATYQAKAVIISQGSHYKELGAKGEKEFKGRGVSYCGVCDGPFFKGKKVMVVGGGNSACITTLYLSAIAEQVTVVHRRDRFRAEESIANDVASKANVNIMWNTEIEEIKGDKKVTTVTLKNNQTSQLTQQDVAAVFVQVGEVPNSQIAQDSGVEVNEHGYIKIDINQKTNLPGVFAAGDVTSHPVKQVGTAVGQGITAALEAYAFIKRPYYKK; encoded by the coding sequence ATGGAAAATTGGGATGTCATAATAGTTGGTGTTGGCTCCGCAGGCTTATCCGCAGGCATATATGCGGTTCGCAGTGGGCTGAAAACTTTGATTTTGGATGAAAAATTTGCGGGCGGAACCATATCTGACGCGCCAATGGTTGTTAATTATCCTGGATTTGCCGAAATCAGCGGTGGTGAACTGGCAGAAAAAATGACTACGCATGCCCGAAAACTTGGTGTAGTAATCCATGACATTGAACCTGTTGTTAGCATGGACTTGAAGGGGGAAACCAAAACCGTAACCACCCCCACGGCGACATATCAAGCCAAAGCGGTAATCATTTCACAGGGCTCCCACTACAAGGAACTGGGTGCAAAAGGTGAAAAAGAGTTCAAAGGCAGAGGCGTAAGTTACTGTGGCGTTTGTGATGGTCCCTTTTTTAAAGGCAAAAAAGTCATGGTTGTCGGCGGTGGAAACTCTGCATGCATAACCACGCTTTACCTGTCCGCAATCGCCGAGCAGGTCACAGTTGTTCACAGACGAGACCGCTTCCGCGCCGAAGAATCCATAGCCAATGATGTAGCCTCAAAAGCCAACGTTAACATCATGTGGAACACGGAAATTGAAGAAATAAAAGGCGACAAAAAAGTAACCACTGTAACCCTCAAAAACAACCAAACCAGCCAATTAACCCAGCAGGATGTAGCTGCCGTGTTTGTGCAGGTGGGTGAGGTACCAAACAGTCAAATCGCCCAAGATTCAGGCGTGGAAGTCAACGAGCACGGCTACATAAAAATTGACATCAATCAAAAAACCAATTTGCCTGGGGTTTTCGCGGCAGGAGATGTAACCAGTCATCCTGTTAAGCAGGTGGGCACGGCAGTTGGACAGGGCATCACTGCGGCGCTGGAAGCTTATGCCTTCATTAAGAGGCCTTATTACAAGAAATAA
- a CDS encoding thiamine pyrophosphate-binding protein: MAKYRCIICNYVYDEEKEDKKFSELPNEWVCPVCGAPKTEFALLAEKTQPEMQERTVSEVLIDQIAEWGVQYVFGIPGTSTLGIVDVIRKNNKVKYLQVRHEQTAAFMASAYGKLTGHVAACLGISGPGTTNLATGLYDASLDRSPVLALTGLVARQLIGPGSLQEIDQYEFFEPICVFNKIIMSPDQTTMLATLAIKHALLDRGVAHIGVPNDVQKLPYKTEILPLEGRMPNLAYGQEEFLIKKAAEIIDNAERPVIVAGFGCRGQGKKLLALAEKISAPVITTFRAKGVVNELEGLSVGCHGGIGSTAAASLMAKADLMIAIGVSFADLSQLPKKRMVQIEINPLMMAKKYPVEAGLLGNSAVLIPKLTAKVREKKNQGYREEIEGLKQNWINQLQREADAQQRPIRPPYIIKVLNQKIASDAVISLDAGENSWWFGRNFQMKKTQKMVMTGILATMGFGFPGALAAALAYPERQIVCVTGDGGFTMVMGDFVTALKYDLPVKVFVLNNGKFGMIMQEQKVEGYQNWQTDLYNYDFAEFAKSAGGEGIKVTEPSMLEDAVDRALKTERATIVDIETDPKRF; the protein is encoded by the coding sequence ATGGCTAAGTACCGATGTATAATCTGCAACTACGTTTATGATGAAGAAAAAGAAGACAAAAAGTTTTCTGAATTACCCAACGAATGGGTTTGCCCAGTCTGTGGCGCACCAAAAACAGAATTTGCACTCTTAGCAGAAAAAACTCAGCCTGAAATGCAGGAACGCACAGTTTCCGAAGTGCTCATTGACCAAATCGCTGAGTGGGGCGTGCAGTATGTTTTTGGCATCCCAGGCACCTCAACCTTGGGCATTGTGGATGTAATACGCAAAAACAACAAAGTCAAGTACCTGCAGGTTAGACATGAACAGACCGCGGCGTTTATGGCTTCTGCGTATGGAAAACTCACGGGGCATGTGGCTGCTTGCCTAGGGATTTCTGGTCCTGGAACCACCAATTTGGCTACGGGTCTGTATGATGCCAGTTTAGACCGCTCACCTGTTTTGGCGCTTACGGGGCTGGTTGCTCGGCAACTAATTGGTCCGGGCAGCTTGCAGGAGATTGACCAGTACGAATTTTTTGAGCCCATCTGTGTCTTTAACAAAATCATCATGAGCCCCGACCAAACCACCATGCTTGCAACCTTAGCAATCAAACACGCACTATTAGACAGGGGCGTAGCTCACATCGGCGTTCCCAATGACGTACAGAAATTGCCTTACAAAACCGAGATTTTGCCGTTGGAGGGGCGCATGCCGAATTTAGCATATGGTCAGGAGGAGTTTTTGATTAAAAAAGCCGCAGAAATAATTGACAATGCTGAACGTCCCGTGATTGTGGCGGGTTTTGGCTGCCGTGGACAAGGCAAAAAACTGCTGGCTTTAGCAGAGAAGATTTCAGCGCCTGTTATCACCACGTTTAGGGCTAAAGGTGTAGTTAACGAATTGGAGGGCTTGAGTGTAGGTTGCCATGGCGGAATCGGCTCAACCGCAGCGGCATCATTGATGGCTAAAGCTGATTTGATGATTGCCATTGGCGTGTCGTTTGCGGATTTGTCACAGTTGCCCAAGAAGCGCATGGTGCAGATTGAGATTAATCCGTTAATGATGGCTAAAAAATACCCTGTTGAGGCTGGATTGCTGGGTAACAGCGCAGTGCTCATACCCAAATTAACCGCAAAAGTCAGAGAGAAGAAAAATCAAGGCTACAGAGAGGAGATTGAAGGACTAAAACAAAACTGGATAAACCAACTCCAGCGTGAAGCAGACGCTCAGCAAAGACCCATCAGACCACCCTACATCATCAAAGTTTTAAACCAAAAAATCGCATCCGACGCCGTGATTTCACTAGATGCGGGAGAGAACAGTTGGTGGTTTGGCAGAAACTTCCAAATGAAAAAGACCCAGAAAATGGTGATGACGGGGATTTTGGCGACTATGGGTTTTGGTTTCCCAGGCGCGTTAGCGGCGGCGTTGGCGTATCCAGAGCGACAAATTGTTTGCGTGACAGGTGATGGCGGCTTCACGATGGTTATGGGTGACTTCGTAACGGCACTCAAGTATGATTTGCCCGTGAAAGTGTTTGTTTTAAACAATGGTAAGTTTGGGATGATTATGCAGGAACAAAAAGTTGAAGGCTATCAGAACTGGCAAACGGATTTGTACAATTATGATTTTGCAGAATTTGCCAAAAGCGCGGGCGGGGAAGGCATCAAGGTGACTGAGCCAAGCATGCTTGAGGATGCTGTGGATAGAGCACTAAAGACTGAGCGGGCAACGATTGTGGATATTGAAACGGATCCTAAACGATTCTAA